The following proteins are co-located in the Silene latifolia isolate original U9 population chromosome 1, ASM4854445v1, whole genome shotgun sequence genome:
- the LOC141657161 gene encoding uncharacterized protein LOC141657161 has protein sequence MDLMNRVFRPYLDKFVVVFIDDILVYSKNEEEHEEHLRIVLKTLAENQLYAKLRKANVVVDALSRKSIHALTSARSRVRMVGELRQMGIYMIRRGETVGDMTVEPELYEEIRELQKGDARIQKWRNEVEQAGAEPYSKFSIHSDGSLRFGQRWCVPANEELKKKILTEAHATPYSVHPGGDKLYKDLKKTFWWPNMKKEVAEFVSRCLTCQRVKGEHKRPQGKVQPLDVPEWKWESISMDFIVGLPRTQRGNNMIWYVVKLHGVPKDIVSDRDSRFLSKFWQELQSLMDEKSYADTRRSEISFEVGAKVLLKVSPMKGVMRFGKRGKLSQKFIGPYEILDRVGEVAYRLVLPPALTRVHNVFHVSQLRRYLSDPSHVLSPEVIEVDEQLSYLETPKEILDRKVRKTRNGETALVKVFWTNHNVEEATWETEASMRESYPHLFS, from the exons atggacctGATGAATCGGGTGTTCAGACCGtacctggacaagttcgtggttgtattCATCGATGATATTTTGGtttactccaagaatgaggaagagcacgaggagcatctCAGGATAGTATTAAAAACTCTGGCAGAGaatcagttgtatgccaagttga GAAAAGCGAACGTCGTAGTCGATGCTTTAAGTCGGAAGTCTATCCATGCCCTAACCAGTGCCAGATCCAGGGTGAGAATGGTCGGTGAGCTAAGGCAGATGGGGATTTACATGATCCGACGAGGTGAGACCGTTGGGGATATGACAGTTGAGCCGGAGTTGTACGAGGAGATCCGAGAGCtacaaaaaggggatgctagaatCCAGAAATGGCGCAATGAGGTAGAGCAGGCAGGTGCGGAGCCTTACTCTAAATTCAGCATCCAttcagatgggagcttgaggtttggGCAGAGGTGGTGTGTGCCAGCTAATGAGGAACTGAAGAAGAAAATTCTCACAGAAGCACATGCTACTCCATATTCTGTACACCCTGGAGGGGATAAGTTATACAAGGACCTCAAaaagacgttttggtggcctaatatgaagaaggaAGTCGCTGAGTTCGtatctcgatgtttgacatgccagagggtGAAGGGTGAGCACAAGAGACCACAAGGGAAAGTTCAGCCGCTAGatgtgccagagtggaagtgggagagtatctccatggacttcatcgTCGGGTTGCCTCGGACTCAAaggggtaacaacatgatttgg TACGTGGTTAAGTTGCACGGTGTGCCTAAGGATATCGTCTCCGACAGAGATTCTAGGTTTCTATCCAAGTTCTGGCAAGAATTGCAGTCATTGATGG ATGAGAAAAGTTATGCTGACACTAGGAGAAGTGAGATTTCTTTCGAGGTGGGAGCGAAGGTACTACTCAAGGTGTCGCCAATGAAGGGAGTTATGAGGTTCGGGAAGAGAGGGAAGCTGAGTCAGAAattcatcggaccttatgagattttggacagaGTTGGAGAGGTGGCCTATCGTTTAGTTTTGCCACCAGCGTTAACCAGAgttcacaatgtttttcatgtttccCAGTTGCGGAGGTACCTgagcgatccatcacatgtgttgagTCCTGAGGTGATCGAGGTGGATGAGCAGTTGTCTTATTTAGAGACACCCAAGGAGATTCTGGACAGGAAGGTGAGGAAGACCAGGAATGGGGAGACAGCTTTGGTGAAAGTCTTTTGGACTAACCAcaatgttgaggaagctacatgggagactGAGGCTTCCATGAGGGAAAGCTATCCACACCTATTTTCATGA
- the LOC141657170 gene encoding uncharacterized protein LOC141657170: protein MPPKRNTAVNITQEELDRLLAENEALKAKRMDPAKMSTIVARHNPTFFTGEGEPHLLGDWCREFTNLFELIACPEELQVDQAAHYLRATAGEWWNRNKAEIRHVARDVEEGYVSWLEFQVILTDVHAEFRKAKLREEFDTFKMTEDMTVETYHRKFRLLASYIDEFAKNETMLAMRFERGLTVDIKKRLTAAPPTTVQDIYLRAGAAERLSEQIKEDKKGKAEKRKSETVSDNTGAKKPNSGKFSGYSTNSAPGGMRNQSGGSFRGASIGGNASRITCFGCGKLGHRKFECRSSGGNQSGGFRTPTSGFSGSRAAGSGYNSYRTPNTGYGGGARSGASNSYQGSYNNYQNRSQQNQSSGGGNFQRNQNEGNKQPNTASWSQSGAKSNGKLFTMGKEAAKEDAHVIGEVVFHCDLMEFPLGGFEVILGMDWLGKYKAFIDCYQKKISLRGPKGVRVTYKGYMIKPKVKFISVNTLKSSLRKGDQLILCQMWDRESETPRIYDIPVVRDFEGVFPEEIPGLPPKRDVDFSIDLKPGAGPISKPPYRMGPKEMEELKKQLDELAEKGYIRPSVSPWGAPVLFVKKKDGSLRLCVDYRELNNVTVKNRYPLPRIDDLFDQLSGAGVFLKIDRGRGYHQSRIKNEDIPKDRIREPDMDTTNSWSCPSD from the exons ATGCCTCCAAAAAGGAACACGGCTGTAAACATCACCCAGGAAGAGTTAGACCGGCTACTggctgagaatgaggccctaaaggccaaaaGAATGGACCCTGCTAAGATGAGTACAATAGTGGCGAGGCATAACCCTACCTTCTTCACAGGAGAGGGGGAACCTCACTTGCTGGGAGATTGGTGTCGGGAGTTCACCAACCTATTCGAGCTGATAGCTTGTCCTGAAGAGCTGCAAGTAGACCAAGCTGCACACTACCTCAGGGCCACAGCTGGAGAGTGGTGGAATAGGAACAAGGCGGAGATTCGACATGTTGCTAGGGATGTTGAGGAAGGGTACGTGTCTTGGTTAGAATTTCAGGTGATATTAACGGACGTTCATGCCGAGTTCAGGAAagctaagctgagggaggagttcgatacgTTTAAGATGACAGAGGACATGACAGTGGAAACATACCATAGGAAGTTCCGACTGTTGGCTTCATATATCGATGAATTTGCAAAGAACGAGACCatgctggctatgaggtttgagaggggtttgacgGTGGATATCAAAAAGAGACTCACGGCAGCTCCACCTACCACCGTTCAAGACATCTATCTGAGGGCTGGTGCTGCTGAAAGGCTCTCCGAGCAGATCAAAGAGGATAAGAAAGGAAAAGCTGAGAAGAGAAAGTCGGAAACTGTTAGTGATAATACTGGGGCCAAGAAGCCGAATTCAGGCAAGTTCAGTGGATACTCCACCAATAGTGCTCCTGGGGGGATGAGGAACCAAAGCGGAGGCAGTTTCAGAGGTGCTAGTATTGGAGGTAATGCGTCcaggatcacttgtttcgggtgtGGGAAGTTGGGACACAGAAAATTTGAGTGCCGAAGTTCTGGAGGAAACCAATCTGGGGGCTTCCGAACACCTACATCTGGGTTCAGTGGGTCTCGGGCAGCGGGATCAGGATACAACAGCTACCGTACTCCTAACACTGGCTATGGAGGAGGTGCCCGATCTGGGGCAAGTAACAGTTAtcaaggaagctacaacaactaccaGAACCGTAGCCAGCAAAACCAGTCTAGCGGGGGTGGTAATTTCCAGAGGAACCAGAACGAGGGGAACAAGCAACCCAATACCGCTTCGTGGAGTCAGTCTGGAGCTAAGTCCAATGGCAAGCTCTTTACCATGGGGAAAGAAGCAGcaaaggaggatgcacatgtc ATTGGGGAGGTTGTCTTTCACTGTGACCTTATGGAGTTTCCTTTGGGTGGGTTCGAGGTGATtttagggatggattggttggggaaGTACAAAGCTTTCATTGACTGTTACCAAAAGAAGATATCTCTGAGAGGACCTAAGGGAGTCAGAGTAACCTACAAGGGATACAtgatcaaacccaaagtcaaatttATCTCTGTAAACACCTTAAAATCGAGTCTGAGGAAGGGAGACCAGTTGATCTTATGCCAGATGTGGGATAGGGAGTCTGAGACCCCTAGGATTTATGACATACCTGTGGTGAGAGACTTTGAGGGAGTATTTCCGGAAGAGATCCCTGGGCTACCACCTAAACGCGACGTGGACTTCTCCATTGATCTAAAGCCGGGAGCTGGACCTATTTCTAAaccaccgtaccgtatgggaccAAAAGAGATGGAAGAATTAAAGAAGCAATTGGATGAGTTGGCTGAGAAGGGTTATATTCGGCccagtgtttcaccttggggagcacctgtCCTATTCGTCAAGAAaaaggatgggagtttgaggctgtgtGTGGATTACCGAGAGCTGAACAACGTGACTGTCAAGAACCGATATCcattgccaaggatcgatgatttgtttgaccaatTGAGTGGGGCTGGAGTATTCTTGAAGATCGACCGAGGTCGGGGTTATCATCAATCGAGGATAAAGAACGAGGATATCCCTAAAGACCGCATTCGAGAACCAGATATGGACACTACGAATTCGTGGTCATGCccttcggattga